A segment of the Candidatus Aminicenantes bacterium genome:
ACATCGTCCTCATCGGCCCGGTCGCGAGGCCTTACGAGATCGGCGACGTGGCCGCCTTTGCCGGCTCCCCGGAAGGGGCTCTTCTCATCCATCGCCTGGTCGGAATCCAGGACGCTGCATTTCGCTTCAAGGGCGACAGCGCTAAATTTTTCGATCCGCCCGTTCCCCGGGACGACGTCTTCGGGATCGTCCTGTCCGTCGAGCGCCGCGGCCGCTCCGTCCGCTCCGCCGGCCGGAAAGGGAAGAGGCTGGCGGCCCGCTTGAGCCGAGTCGGCTTCTTCGCTGCGATTCTATCGGCCGGCTGGAAGGCCAAGCGGCTTTTGGGGCGGAGGCGGACCGATGCCTGAGCCGGGCCCGCGGACGATGCCCCTCGACCGGCACGAGGCCTGGGCCAAAGTCCGGGCGGCGGGTGGGGTTCATTCCTTCGAGTTCGAGGCCACCGCCCGCTGCAACAACGACTGCCGTCATTGTTATGTCAACCTCCCTGCGGGCGACGCGGCGGCGCGAGCGCGGGAGATTTCGGCCCCCGTCTTTGATCGCATCGCCGAGCAGGCCGCGGCACTTGGCGCCCTCTGGGTTCTCCTGACCGGCGGCGAGCCGCTCTTGCGGGACGATTTCGAAGAGATCTATCTGGGCTTG
Coding sequences within it:
- a CDS encoding S24/S26 family peptidase — encoded protein: MSGRPADPESRDDSEPGILRLGTPGLADLMRGILAEGRSVRFRAGGSSMRPHLRDGDIVLIGPVARPYEIGDVAAFAGSPEGALLIHRLVGIQDAAFRFKGDSAKFFDPPVPRDDVFGIVLSVERRGRSVRSAGRKGKRLAARLSRVGFFAAILSAGWKAKRLLGRRRTDA
- a CDS encoding radical SAM protein, with translation MPEPGPRTMPLDRHEAWAKVRAAGGVHSFEFEATARCNNDCRHCYVNLPAGDAAARAREISAPVFDRIAEQAAALGALWVLLTGGEPLLRDDFEEIYLGLKRRGFLITVFTNACLVTDQHVRLFKAYPPRDIEVTIYGADEETYERVTRTKGSFRAFRRGLDLL